The Verrucomicrobium spinosum DSM 4136 = JCM 18804 genome includes a region encoding these proteins:
- the hflX gene encoding GTPase HflX, with translation MFDIREKPNLVESALLISVYFRKEEAAESKDLLDELKELVSSLGIGIGEALCVHVREITPRYLTGSGKAAELMARAKELGCDSIIFDNELSPAQQRAWEEESGLCVIDRQEVILDIFNLRARTREARLQVALARMEYSMPRLTRMWAHLDRQRGAGGGGAGGSARGEGELQLEIDRRLANKRIDKLKADLIEVRKQRDTQRKERSRVPVPHGAIVGYTNAGKSSLLNKLTQSEVLAEDKLFATLDTSTRRMELPDGQQLLLTDTVGFVRRLPHDLVQSFRATLEETTLADFLIHVVDASHPSAHTFYETTTEVLKEIGAGDKRVILVLNKMDLVTEESRLHELKNQFPDAVQISVQTGQGIDDLLHKLHEMVFDRVLRLTLRLPMNRLDLLALAHEEGKVLSEEYEDDIAVVQCVVPKRLASRFEKFAAKN, from the coding sequence ATGTTCGATATTCGTGAAAAACCCAATCTGGTCGAGAGCGCCCTGCTGATCAGTGTTTATTTCCGCAAAGAAGAAGCAGCGGAATCCAAGGACCTGCTCGACGAACTCAAAGAGTTGGTGAGCTCTTTGGGCATCGGCATCGGTGAAGCACTTTGCGTGCACGTGCGGGAAATCACTCCGAGGTACCTGACCGGCAGCGGCAAGGCCGCCGAGCTCATGGCCCGGGCCAAAGAACTGGGCTGTGACAGCATCATTTTTGACAACGAACTCTCCCCTGCCCAGCAAAGGGCATGGGAAGAGGAGTCGGGGCTGTGCGTGATTGACCGCCAGGAAGTGATTCTGGACATCTTCAATCTGCGCGCGCGCACCCGGGAGGCCCGCCTCCAGGTGGCACTGGCGAGAATGGAGTACTCCATGCCGCGCCTGACCCGTATGTGGGCGCACCTAGACCGACAGCGCGGTGCGGGTGGTGGTGGCGCAGGCGGCTCCGCCCGTGGCGAAGGGGAACTGCAGCTCGAAATTGACCGCAGGCTTGCCAACAAACGAATCGACAAGTTAAAAGCGGACCTCATTGAGGTGCGCAAGCAACGCGACACACAGCGCAAGGAACGCAGCCGCGTGCCCGTGCCGCATGGCGCGATCGTGGGCTATACCAACGCGGGCAAGTCCTCCCTTCTCAACAAGCTGACCCAGAGCGAAGTACTGGCAGAGGACAAGCTCTTTGCCACGCTGGACACCAGCACCCGCCGCATGGAGCTACCAGACGGTCAGCAACTCTTGCTGACGGACACGGTGGGCTTTGTGCGCCGTCTGCCGCACGATCTGGTGCAGAGCTTCCGCGCCACGCTGGAGGAGACAACCTTGGCGGACTTCCTCATCCATGTGGTGGATGCCAGCCATCCCAGCGCCCATACGTTCTATGAAACCACCACCGAGGTACTCAAGGAGATCGGCGCTGGTGACAAGCGTGTCATTCTGGTGCTGAACAAGATGGACCTCGTGACTGAGGAATCCCGCCTGCATGAGCTGAAGAACCAGTTCCCGGACGCAGTGCAAATCTCTGTGCAAACAGGTCAGGGTATCGATGATCTCCTGCACAAACTGCACGAGATGGTCTTTGACCGCGTGCTGCGACTCACGCTACGCCTGCCGATGAACCGCCTCGACCTGCTGGCCCTGGCCCATGAAGAAGGCAAGGTGCTGAGCGAGGAATACGAGGACGACATCGCAGTGGTGCAGTGCGTGGTGCCCAAGCGGCTGGCGTCGAGGTTCGAGAAATTTGCGGCGAAGAACTAA
- a CDS encoding SMP-30/gluconolactonase/LRE family protein: MTTPTLRTLASGPGPEDLDLIEWKGRTALLAATYSRARFPKEPHPKPRVGALEIHLPGEDRFKPAPMAALPLEHFAPVGLSVVRNSQAPGLEGKQLAYVTNAYPGQGLLAKGGSVEVFEVDDEAGLVKHLGTLGMRHEECDGRSELLHKINGITASRDGTVYATTFGTFPSRSGETLLIEPTSPAGQKRTINSIVCFTPNKDDATKGSWGVVASGINGANGLALSPGQTLLYCNAYHGQQILAFERNEQPGGGLKKYHGVVYRGLPFRPDNLKCPPNGELWCTGQRSPVPTFLHLLSGARLPSRGGVAKLHWDAGQLKLRHDAEWLKDLDGDTHAPSVALPLGDAFYLGHIMHSGVTEVRLHPKKQAPVHAASPPAVTMNAPANPAKPQSEQAAR, from the coding sequence ATGACAACTCCCACGTTGCGCACGCTGGCTTCCGGCCCAGGTCCGGAGGATCTGGATCTCATCGAATGGAAGGGGCGCACCGCCCTGCTCGCGGCCACCTATTCCCGAGCCCGGTTTCCGAAAGAGCCACACCCAAAACCGCGGGTCGGCGCACTGGAGATCCATCTCCCCGGCGAGGATCGATTCAAACCTGCACCCATGGCCGCACTGCCTTTGGAGCATTTTGCCCCGGTGGGACTAAGCGTAGTGCGCAACTCTCAGGCACCGGGACTGGAGGGCAAGCAACTGGCTTATGTGACGAACGCCTATCCCGGCCAGGGCCTCCTGGCCAAGGGTGGATCAGTGGAGGTGTTTGAGGTGGATGACGAAGCCGGGCTGGTGAAGCATCTCGGCACCCTGGGCATGAGGCACGAGGAATGCGATGGACGCAGCGAGTTGCTTCACAAGATCAACGGCATCACCGCCAGCCGGGATGGCACCGTGTACGCCACCACGTTTGGCACGTTCCCTTCCAGATCCGGGGAAACGCTGCTCATCGAACCCACCTCCCCCGCGGGCCAGAAGCGAACGATCAACTCGATCGTCTGCTTCACGCCCAACAAGGACGACGCAACCAAGGGCTCTTGGGGTGTGGTGGCATCTGGAATCAATGGAGCCAACGGCCTGGCACTGAGCCCCGGACAAACGCTGCTCTATTGCAACGCCTACCACGGCCAGCAGATCCTGGCATTTGAACGCAACGAGCAGCCGGGAGGAGGGCTGAAAAAGTACCACGGCGTCGTGTACCGCGGCCTTCCCTTCCGGCCAGACAACCTCAAATGTCCGCCCAACGGTGAGCTCTGGTGCACGGGACAGCGCTCGCCCGTGCCCACCTTCCTCCACCTCCTCAGCGGTGCCAGACTTCCCTCACGCGGCGGTGTGGCGAAGCTGCACTGGGACGCTGGACAGCTCAAACTCAGGCACGACGCGGAGTGGCTGAAGGACCTCGATGGGGATACGCACGCACCGAGTGTGGCCCTACCGCTCGGCGATGCGTTTTACCTGGGCCACATCATGCATTCAGGGGTGACCGAAGTTCGCCTCCATCCAAAAAAACAGGCTCCCGTCCACGCCGCAAGCCCTCCGGCCGTCACCATGAATGCTCCTGCGAATCCGGCAAAGCCGCAGAGTGAACAGGCAGCGCGGTAG
- the argC gene encoding N-acetyl-gamma-glutamyl-phosphate reductase, which produces MSQKVKVAVVGASGYSGRELLRLLLLHPHAELTAVTSRALAGKPLTSEFPRFRGIAQADAISFMAPDIDAIAATGAEVAFLALPHGVAHQFAVGLLAAGLRVIDLSADFRLRSAEVYADHYGHAHPSPELLAEAVYALPEMRVAEIRDARLIACPGCYPTSVLVPLLPLLKAGLLDESPIAVSSMSGVSGAGREAKTAFLFCECNESVRSYGVPRHRHVSEIGQELDLAAGRPVKFTFVPHLIPVNQGICTTIFAGLREGVTLEEVEAAYATAYAGRPFVRLLGRNQSPDTKNVTGTNFIDLGWAYDAGAGRLLLLSAEDNLVKGASGQAVQNFNIAFGFAENAGLQVV; this is translated from the coding sequence ATGTCCCAGAAAGTTAAAGTCGCAGTCGTTGGCGCCAGTGGTTATTCCGGCAGGGAACTGTTGCGCCTGCTCCTCCTGCACCCGCACGCCGAGCTCACCGCGGTGACCTCCCGTGCGCTGGCTGGCAAGCCGCTGACTTCTGAGTTCCCGCGATTCCGAGGCATCGCCCAGGCGGATGCCATTTCTTTCATGGCCCCGGACATCGACGCCATTGCCGCTACTGGGGCGGAGGTTGCCTTCCTCGCCCTCCCGCATGGGGTGGCGCACCAGTTTGCCGTCGGTCTCCTCGCCGCCGGGTTGCGGGTCATTGACCTGAGCGCAGACTTCCGTCTGCGCAGCGCCGAGGTCTATGCGGATCACTACGGCCACGCCCATCCCTCGCCAGAGTTGCTGGCCGAGGCCGTGTATGCGCTTCCGGAGATGCGCGTTGCGGAGATCCGGGACGCCCGACTCATTGCCTGCCCGGGCTGCTATCCCACGAGCGTGCTCGTTCCGCTGCTGCCGTTGCTCAAGGCGGGGCTGCTTGATGAATCGCCCATTGCCGTCTCCAGCATGAGCGGCGTGAGTGGTGCCGGACGCGAGGCCAAGACCGCTTTTCTCTTCTGCGAGTGCAACGAGAGCGTGCGCAGCTACGGCGTCCCACGCCACCGGCATGTCAGTGAGATCGGCCAGGAGCTGGATCTCGCCGCAGGCCGGCCCGTGAAGTTCACCTTTGTGCCCCATCTCATTCCGGTGAATCAGGGCATCTGCACCACCATCTTTGCCGGACTCCGGGAGGGAGTCACTCTGGAGGAAGTGGAGGCCGCATACGCCACCGCTTACGCCGGACGCCCCTTCGTGCGACTGCTCGGTCGCAACCAGAGTCCGGACACGAAGAACGTCACCGGCACCAACTTCATCGACCTGGGCTGGGCCTACGACGCTGGCGCGGGTCGCCTCCTGCTGCTGAGCGCTGAGGACAATCTCGTCAAAGGCGCCTCTGGCCAGGCTGTGCAGAATTTCAATATCGCCTTTGGCTTCGCGGAAAACGCGGGTCTCCAGGTGGTGTGA
- the argJ gene encoding bifunctional glutamate N-acetyltransferase/amino-acid acetyltransferase ArgJ, whose product MTSPDTANDFVFKEIPGGVTAPKGFRAGAISCGIKNPTATRLDLALIASDLPTATEACFTTSRVKAGCVRVSQQHVKVGDVRAIIANSGNANACTGPQGIRDAKAMTKATAEKLGVKMRQVLVCSTGIIGMPMPMERIVPRVGDLVASLNLEGSEQAEQAIMTSDTKPKTVAIEVECEGQTFRVGGIAKGAGMICPNMATMLAFITTDAKVDQSELKRATQAAVEQTFNRITIDGDTSTNDTVIVMSNGASDVPLIKSKSPCTEIFRAALRHVMMQLAKMIVSDGERVTKFVEIRVQGARTYQDAKAVAETVAKSMLVKCSWHGGDPNWGRVMHAVGYAKARIREELVDIYFGGLCATKGGLATNTPVKELEKVTAKPKFTVTIDLNLGDASYNVFTTDLSEEYVDFNSSEYSAAIHAKRQTGLA is encoded by the coding sequence ATGACCTCGCCTGACACCGCCAACGACTTCGTCTTCAAGGAAATCCCCGGAGGAGTCACCGCTCCCAAGGGATTCCGTGCCGGAGCCATTTCCTGCGGGATCAAGAACCCCACGGCCACTCGTCTGGACTTGGCGCTGATCGCCTCCGACCTGCCCACGGCCACGGAGGCATGCTTCACCACGAGCCGGGTGAAGGCGGGCTGCGTTCGCGTATCCCAGCAGCATGTGAAGGTGGGCGACGTGCGCGCCATCATTGCCAACAGTGGCAATGCCAACGCCTGCACCGGTCCGCAGGGCATCCGCGACGCCAAAGCAATGACCAAGGCCACGGCCGAAAAGCTGGGAGTGAAAATGCGCCAGGTGCTGGTGTGCTCCACCGGCATCATCGGCATGCCCATGCCCATGGAGCGCATCGTGCCCAGGGTGGGGGACCTTGTTGCATCCTTGAACCTCGAGGGTTCTGAGCAGGCCGAGCAGGCCATCATGACCAGCGATACCAAGCCCAAGACTGTGGCCATTGAGGTGGAATGCGAGGGTCAGACCTTCCGCGTGGGCGGCATCGCCAAGGGGGCTGGCATGATCTGCCCCAACATGGCCACCATGCTCGCCTTCATCACGACGGATGCGAAGGTGGACCAGTCCGAGCTCAAGCGCGCCACCCAGGCCGCCGTGGAGCAGACCTTCAACCGCATCACCATCGACGGCGACACCAGCACGAATGACACCGTCATTGTCATGAGCAATGGCGCCAGCGATGTGCCTCTTATCAAGAGCAAGTCCCCGTGCACCGAGATCTTCCGTGCGGCCCTGCGTCACGTGATGATGCAGCTCGCCAAGATGATCGTCAGTGACGGCGAGCGCGTGACGAAGTTCGTGGAAATTCGCGTGCAGGGCGCCCGCACCTACCAGGATGCCAAGGCCGTGGCCGAGACGGTGGCCAAGTCCATGCTGGTGAAATGCTCCTGGCATGGGGGCGACCCCAACTGGGGCCGCGTCATGCATGCCGTGGGTTATGCGAAGGCCCGCATCCGTGAGGAGCTGGTGGACATCTACTTCGGCGGTCTTTGCGCTACCAAGGGCGGTCTGGCCACGAATACCCCGGTCAAGGAGTTGGAGAAAGTCACCGCCAAGCCCAAGTTCACGGTCACCATCGACCTGAACCTCGGCGATGCGTCCTACAACGTCTTCACCACCGACCTGAGCGAAGAGTACGTGGACTTCAACTCCAGCGAATACTCCGCGGCCATCCACGCCAAGCGACAGACCGGCCTCGCCTGA
- the argB gene encoding acetylglutamate kinase, whose translation MSQSADSIRQAAVLLEALPYIQNFRGQTFLIKVGGSAMEEQSLVDSLLRDIVFLEAVGINPVLVHGGGKAINKAMKDAGLEARFVGGLRVTDDATISIVEETLARVINPDLVERIKSAGGKAIGLAGTTVFRGQRMKGTDPATGEAVDIGYVGEVVECDTSIVDLAVAGEVVPVVSPVAREIGSRATLNVNADIAACALAKKLKATKLIFLSDVLGVMRDPKDNSTLIPSLNPDAIDQLKKEGIISGGMIPKVDSAVDSLRGGVGKVHMIDGRIPHSVILECFTDTGIGTEIVL comes from the coding sequence ATGAGCCAGTCCGCTGATTCCATCCGCCAGGCCGCCGTGCTGCTGGAGGCCCTGCCTTACATTCAGAATTTCCGCGGTCAGACCTTCCTTATCAAGGTGGGGGGCAGCGCCATGGAGGAGCAGTCTCTGGTGGACAGCCTCCTGCGGGACATCGTCTTCCTCGAAGCGGTGGGCATCAACCCCGTGCTGGTCCACGGTGGTGGCAAGGCCATCAACAAGGCCATGAAGGACGCTGGACTGGAGGCTCGTTTCGTGGGCGGTCTGCGCGTCACGGATGATGCCACCATCAGCATCGTGGAAGAGACCCTCGCCCGCGTCATCAACCCCGATCTGGTGGAGCGCATCAAGTCCGCCGGTGGCAAGGCCATTGGCCTGGCTGGCACCACCGTCTTCCGCGGCCAGCGCATGAAGGGCACCGACCCCGCCACGGGCGAGGCTGTGGACATTGGCTATGTAGGGGAGGTCGTGGAATGCGACACCTCCATTGTGGATCTCGCTGTTGCGGGTGAGGTCGTGCCCGTTGTCTCCCCTGTGGCCCGCGAGATTGGCTCCCGCGCCACGCTCAATGTGAACGCCGACATCGCCGCCTGTGCCCTGGCCAAGAAACTCAAGGCCACCAAGCTCATCTTCCTGAGCGATGTTCTAGGCGTGATGCGTGACCCCAAAGACAACAGCACCCTCATTCCTTCCTTGAACCCGGACGCCATCGACCAGCTCAAAAAGGAAGGCATCATCTCCGGCGGCATGATCCCCAAGGTGGACAGCGCCGTGGACTCCCTGCGCGGCGGCGTGGGCAAAGTGCACATGATCGACGGCCGCATCCCACACTCCGTCATCCTTGAGTGCTTCACCGACACCGGCATTGGCACGGAGATTGTCCTATAA
- a CDS encoding aspartate aminotransferase family protein — MSQTLIEKYVMPNYGRYDFWPERGLGTYVWDRDGRKYLDFAGGVAVCPVGHCHPEVVEAIQTQAATLIHISNWYCIRQQGELAEMLVEKVMGIPGKCFFSNSGAEANEGLIKLARRFGTTRPKADGSPRFEIITCTGSFHGRTFATMTATAQEKIHGGFGPLLPGFKYIPFNDVEALKAAVNENTVGILFEPVQGESGVNVATPEFLRAAAALRDQHDLLLLLDEVQCGLGRTGEPGGWRSIIPGDEILPDAISWAKSIGSGYALGSFWTRDRAIGPEPDAVRLCNLLGAGSHGTTYGGSPLACATAMATLKVILRDGLIARSKEMGERIVKEVASWNLPAITATRGFGFMLGFELNTHLIEAREDFKASGKLPSIWVTQLLMDAGLLVVPAGPKVIRWLAPMNTSDAEAEEGLGIMKSVLSALA; from the coding sequence ATGTCCCAGACCCTGATCGAGAAATACGTCATGCCCAACTACGGCCGCTACGACTTCTGGCCGGAGCGAGGTCTGGGCACGTATGTTTGGGATCGGGATGGTCGCAAGTATCTGGACTTTGCTGGTGGCGTGGCGGTGTGCCCGGTGGGGCACTGCCATCCAGAGGTGGTGGAGGCCATTCAGACCCAGGCCGCCACGCTGATCCATATTTCCAACTGGTACTGCATCCGCCAGCAGGGCGAGCTTGCCGAAATGCTGGTGGAGAAAGTCATGGGCATCCCCGGAAAGTGCTTCTTCAGCAACAGCGGGGCGGAGGCCAATGAGGGGCTCATCAAGCTGGCCCGTCGCTTCGGCACCACCCGGCCGAAGGCGGACGGCAGCCCCCGGTTCGAGATCATTACCTGCACCGGCAGCTTCCATGGGCGGACCTTCGCCACCATGACGGCTACGGCGCAGGAAAAGATCCACGGCGGTTTCGGCCCGCTCCTGCCGGGGTTCAAGTACATCCCGTTCAATGATGTGGAGGCTCTCAAGGCTGCAGTGAATGAGAACACCGTGGGCATTCTCTTCGAGCCTGTTCAGGGTGAGAGCGGTGTGAATGTGGCCACGCCTGAGTTCCTCCGCGCTGCCGCGGCCCTCCGGGATCAGCACGATCTGCTGCTCCTGTTGGATGAGGTGCAGTGCGGCCTGGGCCGGACCGGTGAACCCGGCGGCTGGCGCAGCATCATCCCCGGTGATGAGATTCTGCCCGACGCCATCAGCTGGGCCAAGTCCATCGGCTCTGGGTATGCCCTTGGCAGCTTCTGGACGCGTGACCGCGCCATTGGCCCGGAGCCGGATGCGGTGCGCCTTTGCAACCTGCTGGGTGCCGGCAGCCATGGCACCACCTACGGCGGCTCCCCGCTGGCCTGTGCCACGGCCATGGCTACGCTCAAGGTCATCCTTCGCGATGGCCTCATCGCCAGGTCCAAGGAGATGGGCGAACGCATCGTGAAGGAGGTTGCCTCCTGGAATCTGCCTGCCATCACTGCAACCCGTGGCTTCGGCTTCATGCTCGGGTTCGAGCTGAATACCCACCTCATCGAGGCTCGCGAGGATTTCAAGGCATCCGGCAAGCTTCCATCGATCTGGGTGACCCAACTCCTCATGGATGCTGGACTGCTGGTCGTGCCTGCGGGTCCCAAGGTCATCCGCTGGCTTGCCCCCATGAACACCTCCGACGCCGAGGCAGAGGAGGGCCTCGGCATCATGAAATCCGTCCTCTCGGCTCTCGCCTAG
- the argF gene encoding ornithine carbamoyltransferase has translation MKNLLSIEALTAQEIAAIVELGADLRKNRAATPQVLTGQTWALIFNKSSTRTRVSFEVGIRELGGSVMFLSGADTQLGRGEPVKDTARVLGRMVHGAVIRTYAQADVEQFAEYSHLPTINALTDEEHPCQILADLQVMHERLGGWQGKKVCFLGDGDCNVARSWMWAAARLGFDLTIGAPKSFQPPTEFMEKLGSNKVVLEEDPAKAIAGADVVYTDVWVSMGKEEESAQRIEILKPYQINAGLMQHAAKDAIVMHCLPAYREKEITDEVLEQHADVIFHEAENRLHVQKAIICWMVGREV, from the coding sequence ATGAAGAACCTGTTGTCCATCGAGGCTCTCACTGCCCAGGAGATCGCAGCCATTGTCGAGCTCGGTGCCGACCTTCGCAAGAACCGCGCCGCCACTCCCCAGGTGCTGACCGGTCAGACGTGGGCTCTCATTTTCAACAAGTCCTCCACCCGCACACGTGTCAGCTTTGAGGTGGGCATTCGCGAACTCGGTGGCAGCGTCATGTTCCTTAGTGGTGCAGATACACAGCTTGGCCGTGGCGAACCTGTCAAGGACACCGCGCGTGTCCTCGGTCGCATGGTGCATGGGGCGGTCATCCGCACCTATGCCCAGGCGGATGTTGAGCAGTTCGCTGAGTACAGCCATCTGCCCACCATCAACGCTCTTACCGACGAAGAGCACCCGTGCCAGATCCTGGCCGACCTCCAGGTCATGCACGAGCGTCTCGGAGGTTGGCAGGGGAAGAAGGTCTGCTTTCTGGGTGACGGCGACTGCAACGTAGCCCGCTCATGGATGTGGGCCGCAGCGCGTCTCGGCTTTGATCTCACCATCGGCGCGCCCAAGAGCTTCCAGCCGCCGACAGAGTTCATGGAGAAACTCGGCAGCAACAAGGTGGTGCTTGAGGAAGACCCCGCCAAGGCCATTGCCGGTGCCGATGTGGTGTACACTGACGTCTGGGTAAGCATGGGCAAAGAAGAGGAAAGCGCCCAGCGCATTGAGATCCTCAAGCCCTATCAGATCAATGCCGGCCTCATGCAGCACGCTGCCAAGGACGCCATCGTCATGCACTGCCTCCCGGCCTATCGGGAGAAGGAGATCACTGACGAAGTCCTTGAGCAACACGCCGACGTGATCTTTCACGAGGCGGAGAACCGCCTGCATGTGCAAAAGGCGATTATCTGCTGGATGGTAGGGAGAGAGGTATAA